The Montipora capricornis isolate CH-2021 chromosome 3, ASM3666992v2, whole genome shotgun sequence genome includes the window GacatgtccgccatcttggaacacGGAGAGAACCTGGAGATGAGTTAATCCTCAACCTTCGTTTTGATGGGACTTCTCTggttttcctgatttttctggATACCATGGGTGAAAGAAAGGCAAGCAAATCCGTCttcaggggcggatccataccggtttccaccGTTCTACTGAAGTCAGTCAGAAACGTGGGAAAGGGGACTTTTGGAGAGTTAACATCTAAAAAATTCCCCAGGGAAGCATGCCCCCTGACCCCCTTAGAaacttttcattattttggAAACCGGGCTTTATTCTACCCTAGATCCACCCCTGGTCTTGTCTTTTTGTAAATAAGGACCATCAATGCTATCAGTCCTTCCTGAAGTGTTCACAAGTATGAGAATGtttctttctacttttttttcatGATTGCTTTTTGTATATTTCTACATATTCATAAATTTTCAACTCTATCATTGTGCAAGCTTGATTTATTCAAAAGCTGGTTAATGTCGTTCATGTTGTTTTGATAATGTTAGGTTCTTCAGTACCGTGAGCAGTGGAAAGGTTTGGTGTTACACAGCAAATTTCCATCAGCTGTTAAAAGGGAATTTGAAATTGACAGTGGAGAACATTGGTGTTCCAAGAATGTGAATGTAATGAAAAAAAGTTACTCCAGGGCAGGAATGTGATGATCCGAAGGCGCACAGGGATGGTGGAATTTGGCAGTCTGTAGGTGCCCAGGGGTGGGAAATGTGACGCTAGCTTCCATGAAAATTTCAAATTACCCTGGGTCAGCccccccaccctccccaccctggggcttaacattgataggtgcattaggATACAGTAAAAAAGTTCACAATGTAAAATGTAGAATTTAAGTGTCAGTTTGCTACTGTTCAAGAGTGCACTGCACTAACGTCCAAGGcattaccccctccccccttaaaCATCCAGTTGACATTAAGTGGGGATAAAGTGAATATGTCAACGGCGCCTTAAAGAGGTTTTAATAAAAGCCGTAAATGCCATTTGTTGAATCATTGatgattgctttttttttttcaaataccgGTAGGAATCTTATCGACAACTAAAGCAGAGGGTAGAAAGTCATGTGGCAACATTCCTCTCCAAACAAACGTGGTCcgatgttttgccaaaaaatcaAGTTAGGGACAGCCTACGAAAACACGTAAACCAGTGAGTAACAACTTCCAAAGTTCTGATGGCAACAGCATTCACCTTTGCAGCTCGACCTCAGGGTCTCTATTTTTTTGCAATGAGGCTAATGGTAACCATTATTCTTAACACACATAAATCTACTGTACGTTGAACCAGGGCTTTCATAGAGACGGTGATTGGAATAGCCTCCTTCTATACTGGCTGCATGGGTTCATTAAACGACACAATAGACTTACTTCCAATACTCCAATACATGGTGGGGGAAGCGGGGAGGGCTAGACTCTCATTGCTTTCATGACACTAACTGTTAatggatttaaattttttatAACCATACATATCACATACAGTCTCATGTCTCACAGTGATAATTAACAGGAAGCAATGTGTCTCAATTGTGGCTGCTAGTTTATGAACCACCTGCTGTTTGAAAAAGTTTACCTTACTGGCACTGTTCCCAAGCTAACGAAAGCTATagttattacatgtatgtactgcTATTTTTACAGATCAGATGTGTTAGACCGAGGTGTCAAGCAACTGATTTCACAAGCTGTTGAAAGTAAAGCCAAGGCATTTCATACTCGTATTGAGGGAGTTGTGCAAAACTATTTGTACATGCAGAACAACCCTCAGAAACAAGACAAACAGCCGCGCAAACACAAAATGGTGGATGGCAAAGAGGAGACCAAACTGTCAACACCTGAAGTGATATCTGATATTAGTCAGCTTATTCCAGTACCCAGTTCTTCATCAGGCACAGGTACATCGTAAGAGCAAAAACTGTACGCCAAGGAAATACTACCATGCTGAAAAAATAACTCTAAACAAATAACATGCTTGGATACCGGTGTATCACTGGTAGAAATCTAAGCCTCTGCCTCTGCATATCATTTCCCTGTCAGTGTGAAGGGTTTATtatgagcagtctctctttttgaCACTTAGTTAGTTGAGCACAATAAAAAGTGGCAGCACAAAATCTGGATCCAAGGAGAAGCAAGCAAAAAGAGGAATCTAGATTTTGCACCACCATTTTTTCTTGTGCCTGTCTTCTTCTCACACTCGACTAACTAAGCAGCGAAAGAGGGACTGCTTGTAGTCTATTTGAAATGATCTGCATCCTGCAAAGATACATTTGATAAGGATTGCAGTGACATAATGACTACCTTGAAGTTATAGCAGCCACACTGCACATCGATGCTGGTGAATCACTTGAGTGCacacaaaaatcacaaaaatgtcCAACAAGTTGTGTGTGCTTGTCATTTCAGTCACAGTGCATGTTTGTTGTCACTGCTTAGCGTCATCACAATAGGGGATAAACATCTGGAAGAACCCCTGACTGCCATGCAAAATACAAGCTCTctttgttgttaacttgctttaATGGCATTCAATCGTGTATGCCATTTTTTTAATCCTTCTTCTTTCGTAGGTTCAAAGACATCAGAGAGTCTAAGTGCTGAAAGGGGGAAGTTAGGATCTCAAGAACTTCCAAAGGGTGGCACAGCATCAAAGTTTGGCCATCATGCGAAGAAAACTCATTCAGCACAAGCAAAACCAGGTGTTCTTGCAAGAGCAGATGAGGGGAAATCTGTCAGTCCGAGCCTCAGAGAAAAGGACACAGTCGAGGACAGTAGTAAAACTAAAGAGACAAATACCAAGACAACAAGAGCAAAGGTGGAAAGCTTGAATCGAGAGGAGTTCAGACAGATCACAGAGCCTCCAAATCCAAacgcgaattttttcaaaataaaagatgAAAAGACGAGGATATCTAGAGTTAAAGTGGAAAGAAGTTATCAAATTGGAGGACGTTCTTCTCCTGTTGCCCTTGTTGTAGAAGACAGTGGAAATGTCACAGATGACAATATCAGCACACGTAAAGAAACTTGTGAAACTTTGGTTCACACCAAGTACTCTACAGAAAGTGAAATTAGTCATTCTCAAGCTGATGTTGCAAACTCAATTGACGTGAAAGTTGAGAAAACAAATGACATCGATGATTCCACTTTTTGTTCCGCTGTTAAAGCCAAAGATGAAAAAATTGTCGATGAAAAACAGGGGGTAGGGGGGAAGACGCAAGGTGAGTGCAAGGAGAAGCCCATCTTTCAGCTGCAATGGAAGGAAGTAGTTCAAGAGGAGGTGAAGTTTACCGCTGATCTTGAAAAAGAGCAAACGGGAAAGCTGCCTACAGAACCTACCTTAAAACTTGCCTTCGGAGCCGAAAAGAGTGGCGACTTTCTTAAAACAATGGAGGTTGAACAAAAAAGCGAAGGATTTGTCGACTATCGTAATGTAAATACCTTGGTGCAGGATGTAGGTGAAGacaaaatcaaagaatttgAAAGCAGTGAGAAAGTGGGAAATCCTCAAGAATCGGAGACAGCTGTAAAATTGGAAGCAAAAGCGGAAAACAATCGCGAAGGgaaagagcatttgaaaacggaaagcagtgaaggggcgAGACGCGAAACAACTGCAGATCACAGCAGAAAAGAGCTAAGACCAGCAGACAGCAAAAGCAAGGAAGAGGTGCCAGCGTTGAATGAGTTTAGAGACATAAGTAAAGAAAACAGCCAGATGTCAGAATCTCAGAATCTGACTATGCTAGATGAAAAAGACTCTCCAAACAGCCAGAATGGCAGTACAGCTAGAGACGAATCGGCCTCTGATAGAACCCTCTTAGAGTCTTCCTCTGTGTTAAAAGAAATCACTGAAGAGGTTTCCTCAACAGGTGAATCTTCGGACGGGGAATCGGACATCTCCGAGGTGTCATCGGTTCACACAAGCGACTTGTCATCTTTTGATGAAGAAATTAGTTCTGCAAGTGAATCTTACGAGGAGCGTGAGGGCGAAAGGGCTTGTGTAACTGGGGCAGATAAACGTGGAAAAAATGAGGATCAAGATTTATTTTCCGCGCACGCGCAAGAAGACCAGGAGTCAGGCAGACGGCGCTCCACAAGGATAAGCTCCAGGAGAAGCACCAAAGAAGGTGAAAGTGAAATGTCTGATGGGGAAGGTCGTAAAGTGCGCCAACGACGGCATAGTGATGAAACGGCCAGAAATCCACGCTATGAAACTGGCAAAGGGCCGAGAAAATCTGGTACCAAAAAGCGTGGAAGAGGACGCCCTCGGAAAGATGAACGGCGTGCAACTAATCGTCCTAGTGGGCAGATGAGGCGTCCTAGAGCACGTCACCGCGACGGCAGCGGTATAGCAGTTGAGAGAAGGGAAGGAAAGATAAAGCGATCACAAAGAACAATTAAACGAACACGCTGCTACTCGCCAAGTAGCGAGGGGACGAGAGAAGTTTCTTTGCCCCGTAAACGGAGCCGTGATGGTCCCAGCTAAGATGTGTTTCTTCGCTTTTATAAGGGTAGTCAAATATATGTTTTGATGATATATTTTTGATAATATTGAAATTTTAATGTATAACTGAAACCAACGGACGTCCAATACTTTTATAAAATGGGCTTGCGAAGCACCGTGGCTGTTACTTCGATATAGCATTGCGTTACAGCTGATGGCAAACGTGAGCATGATATTTGCGTTTTGcctaaaataaaagaaaccggtttgatttaagcttttttttgcctgttatcaaatcaaatcaaaactttatttcatcacggaGTCCATTTCACGAAGAAGTGCTGTCCCATGGAGCCGTGCTTTACATCAACGATTACTAATAAAAATAGAAGAATAACAGCTTTTAtttaattctcaacctcggttaatgcatttctcgtgctctgattggtttactcaatctcggttatcagctcatataccttagtttgaccttataaggcaaatgattgcgctaagcgttgcgaagttgaaattattttcgctggaaagcgaaatttctctctgaatagagcaaaaaaaagtttggatcaatttcgacgtttagaagtacgcgaaaaggtaagagatgtttttttttttatcagcctgcgtctgtctgaccaccctGTATTCCATAACATCgtatcttcatcaagtttttttgcgatttcgctcggattttctcgcttttttcgctcgtatttcgtacttccaaacttttggagtttaaggaatttaataaaacaattattccattcgcgcttgtttgatatgagactggttatagccaactcatatccaacgcgcgctcatggaataattgttaagaaattaaaaatctaaTTTACCTAAATCCTTTAAGTGTAATTTACTTACAACTTAAATTTACTTATAAAGTCTTACAGTATAACCTAATCCATTGTCAGATTTAACATTATAACGatcaaataattaaataattaattaattaattaattaataattaacgaATGCAAGACAATTATTCAAACTAGTGGCCTGCTTTGCCTCGCTAAGCAGACGGTTGCAAGTAATGGCACCTCTGTAACGGAAACTCTTTTTAGGAGCTTCTGAGTTCGGTCTTGGGATGAACAGATTTAGCTCTGAGTCACGTATGGATATCAGTATGGATAGTATTAGTATTCGCGAATCTTTCGAATATGTGCTCATGCAGTAGATCGTTCACTGTTTTGAACATAAgagttttcatttatttggaACGTCTGTCAGCGAGGCTCGTCCAGTTTAGTTCCGAAAGAATGTAAGAGGATCTTACATCCCAGGCAGCACCGGCTATTATGCGAGAAGCtctgttttgtaatttttcgagtttatagaccttattcataaatggcggtcacatttatattcttttgtccacgtgcaaattagcctaccaagcctcattttagagcaagaattcttttcaattcactgtatggtgtcgaggcttggtaggctaacttgcacttcgacaaaagaattataaattggccgccatttatgaatacggtctattacTTAAGCCAGTACGGATACCACCCCAGGCAGCACTTCAATAATCAAGATGTGGTAAAATGAGAGATTTGTAGATTGTTATGAGCACTGATTGGGGCTTAGTTGCTTAAGTCTTCTTGGAGCTGCAAGCACGTTAGAGACCTTTCAGAGATATGAGGACCCCACGATAGCGTTTCATCCACCCATCAAGGCAAATATCTGAGTTATTAGGTAGTAGCGAGATTTTGTGCCCAGTCCCAATGAATAAGCATTTAGTTTTGGCAACGTTAAGACTTAAGCGATTACAA containing:
- the LOC138043998 gene encoding biorientation of chromosomes in cell division protein 1-like 1; its protein translation is MNIYIFFQHSSFTKETGSSFTILGFKMAAEPPAQLDQIVRQIVEHVKSQGIFDQFRRDCIEELEQKESYRQLKQRVESHVATFLSKQTWSDVLPKNQVRDSLRKHVNQSDVLDRGVKQLISQAVESKAKAFHTRIEGVVQNYLYMQNNPQKQDKQPRKHKMVDGKEETKLSTPEVISDISQLIPVPSSSSGTGSKTSESLSAERGKLGSQELPKGGTASKFGHHAKKTHSAQAKPGVLARADEGKSVSPSLREKDTVEDSSKTKETNTKTTRAKVESLNREEFRQITEPPNPNANFFKIKDEKTRISRVKVERSYQIGGRSSPVALVVEDSGNVTDDNISTRKETCETLVHTKYSTESEISHSQADVANSIDVKVEKTNDIDDSTFCSAVKAKDEKIVDEKQGVGGKTQGECKEKPIFQLQWKEVVQEEVKFTADLEKEQTGKLPTEPTLKLAFGAEKSGDFLKTMEVEQKSEGFVDYRNVNTLVQDVGEDKIKEFESSEKVGNPQESETAVKLEAKAENNREGKEHLKTESSEGARRETTADHSRKELRPADSKSKEEVPALNEFRDISKENSQMSESQNLTMLDEKDSPNSQNGSTARDESASDRTLLESSSVLKEITEEVSSTGESSDGESDISEVSSVHTSDLSSFDEEISSASESYEEREGERACVTGADKRGKNEDQDLFSAHAQEDQESGRRRSTRISSRRSTKEGESEMSDGEGRKVRQRRHSDETARNPRYETGKGPRKSGTKKRGRGRPRKDERRATNRPSGQMRRPRARHRDGSGIAVERREGKIKRSQRTIKRTRCYSPSSEGTREVSLPRKRSRDGPS